In Arachis hypogaea cultivar Tifrunner chromosome 2, arahy.Tifrunner.gnm2.J5K5, whole genome shotgun sequence, a genomic segment contains:
- the LOC112741012 gene encoding uncharacterized protein: MSALFNFHSFLTVILLGICACTYFKMQFPAVLEQRTGFRGFFWKAARIGERLSPWVSVGCFMMGVSIIFF, translated from the exons ATG TCTGCGCTATTCAATTTCCATTCGTTCCTTACTGTGATACTACTTGGAATATGTGCCTGCACTTACTTTAAGATGCAGTTTCCAGCAGTCCTTGAACAAAGAACTGG GTTTCGTGGGTTCTTCTGGAAGGCAGCAAGAATAG GGGAGCGATTAAGCCCGTGGGTATCCGTAGGTTGCTTTATGATGGGTGTTTCAATAATCTTCTTCTGA